AATTGATTTTAATGTTCCATTCTCTTTAAATACTCCCCATAGTTCTTGAAAATCTGTGTCATAACCGAAAGCTTCAATATCTCCAATAATAAACAAGTTAAGGGCTGCTTCTTCTTTTAGGTAAGCGAATACTTGTTCATGATCTTTCTTTGTTAATTTTCGCATCATAATGAATCGACCTCTTTTTTATTTTTCTAAATATTACAACTTAAGTTTTTTGAAATCAATATAAAATTTTATGTTTAGTTCACAAACTTTCGGAAAAACTAGGAAAGATATGACAAAGGAGGTTATGAACGGTGGATCATCCAATTCAAGGGTTAATGAAAGCAGCAATGGAAAATTTAAAAGAAATGGTTGATGTAAATACGATTGTTGGAGAGCCTGTTCAAACGGCTGACGGTGGTGTGGTGTTAACGGTTTCTAAAGTAGCGTTCGGTTTTGGAGCAGGAGGTTCTGATTTCCAAACGAATGATGGACAAAGAGCGAACGGTAACGCTGCATTTGGTGGCGGTAGCGCGGGTGGTGTTTCTATTACACCAGTAGCATTTCTTGTGGTGAATAAAGATGGAGTAAATATTCTTCATCTACAAAATGCGACACATTTAGCAGAAAAAATGATTGAATTAGCTCCACAAACAATTGATAAAATTCAATCGATGTTCCAAAAAGAAGAAAAGAAAGAGGGAAATCATCATCCTCAAAACCCTGATGAAATCCTTTAAAAACGCCTGCTTATGAGCAGGCGTTTTTTCTTGTAATCACTATGTAATAAAACACATGAAATTGTAAATAGTTTTTGAAGTTTTTTCTATGTTTCTAAAATTTTTCATGTTAAAATATGCTATAGAATTGAAACATATAAAACGAAGGTGGCTAGGTGCTTTGTCTGGAGGATCTGACCAAGTAAAGAATATGATATATATTAATGGTAATCGTCGAGGTCATTGTTTTATTACATCAGGAATTACGTTTAAAGAGTTTGCGAGTAACATCCCTTCACCGCTTCATCAAGTGTTGCTTTTGAAGCACAACTTCGAATGGACGGATTTTCATTATCATACTTTATTTGAATATGTTGAGGAAGAAAATATACATAAGTTAATTCAAGCAGAGATTGATGAATTTGATGAATTTTGTTGGGTAGATTTTGATGATGCAAGCGATTTAGATGAATTAGAGCCGAAAGAAATTGCAGAATTATTATATTTGGCTCACAAAAAAGAACCACTTGCAAGAACATTCTTTCCGCTGTTGAAAAATAGATTTGTTTATTTTTCACATGATGACGGATGGTACAACAAAGTGTATTATCGTAGAATTGCTGATTTTGTAGGAATGTTAAGTAAAGTCATTCCGTATAAACTCGGTGCTTTCGGTAAGAAACGTTTTTCTTTCTTCCAAAAATCAAAAATTTTCCCAGCGATTTCAAAAGAATTGATTATGGGACTTATTCCACTAATGGAAGATGGTCTTTACATAGATCTAGCAGGGAAGATTGAGTCAAGAAGAGGTCTTGAAATTCCGGTATATGTAGTTGGTTCGTATGAAAGTACGGATGAGGTGTTAGATAATATCGATGAATTGAAAGAGGAAGCAACAGAAACAGGTTGGCTCATTTTTGATAAGAAAGAACAAGAGTGGCAATGGGTTGTTGACTAAGAAAACTTGGCGTATGAAGTCAAGTTTTCTTGTCATTTGAAAGGAGTACAAATGAAGAAATATTATACAATTGTGGGTATTATAAGTATTATTCTCGTGGCAATATTACTTATAACTTGTCCGAAAGAATCAGATTTTAAAGTGTATGTACAGGATAAGTATGCATTGAATTGTAACGAGAGTAGTTTTGAATGCACGCAAAATGTAGATGGTAAAAAAGAAAAACTACAATTTGAAAGTACAGATGCACGAAATGGTGTATTCTTTATGACTGTAA
This genomic interval from Bacillus thuringiensis contains the following:
- a CDS encoding oxalate:formate antiporter; this translates as MSGGSDQVKNMIYINGNRRGHCFITSGITFKEFASNIPSPLHQVLLLKHNFEWTDFHYHTLFEYVEEENIHKLIQAEIDEFDEFCWVDFDDASDLDELEPKEIAELLYLAHKKEPLARTFFPLLKNRFVYFSHDDGWYNKVYYRRIADFVGMLSKVIPYKLGAFGKKRFSFFQKSKIFPAISKELIMGLIPLMEDGLYIDLAGKIESRRGLEIPVYVVGSYESTDEVLDNIDELKEEATETGWLIFDKKEQEWQWVVD
- the ytfJ gene encoding GerW family sporulation protein; its protein translation is MDHPIQGLMKAAMENLKEMVDVNTIVGEPVQTADGGVVLTVSKVAFGFGAGGSDFQTNDGQRANGNAAFGGGSAGGVSITPVAFLVVNKDGVNILHLQNATHLAEKMIELAPQTIDKIQSMFQKEEKKEGNHHPQNPDEIL